The proteins below are encoded in one region of Ephemeroptericola cinctiostellae:
- a CDS encoding sterol desaturase family protein, whose translation MPAWLNQEVLYQYSVPFFAAIIIAELLYSSIGQLSLYRTSDSFASATFALTNFSLDLLMKGVSFWVLTWAYAHRITEISNPWLYWVALVLLQDFAYYVQHYMDHRVRLLWAVHVTHHNSLYFNLTTGFRSSVFQPLYRYVYFIPIAMLGFTPLHIMFAYAATQIYGNVIHTRAVDRLGFLEKILVTPSHHRVHHASNVPYLDKNMGMLLIFWDKLFGTFAPEGVDPNPIHYGLVTDVDNRNVPNLITHEFQAIWQDATMPNLTIKQRLSYVFAPPGWSHDGHKQTSKQLQAKWVAGA comes from the coding sequence ATGCCAGCCTGGTTAAATCAAGAAGTGTTGTATCAATACAGCGTGCCATTTTTTGCCGCGATCATCATTGCCGAATTGCTGTATTCGAGCATCGGGCAGCTGAGTTTGTATCGCACCAGCGATTCTTTTGCGAGTGCAACATTTGCTTTGACCAATTTCTCACTTGATCTGTTGATGAAAGGGGTCTCATTTTGGGTGTTGACGTGGGCGTATGCGCATCGCATCACCGAAATAAGCAACCCTTGGTTGTATTGGGTTGCGCTTGTGCTGTTGCAAGACTTTGCCTATTATGTGCAGCATTACATGGATCATCGTGTGCGTCTTTTATGGGCTGTGCATGTCACACACCACAACTCACTGTACTTTAACCTGACCACAGGTTTTCGTTCATCGGTGTTTCAGCCACTGTACCGCTACGTGTACTTCATTCCGATTGCCATGCTGGGCTTTACACCTTTGCACATCATGTTCGCTTATGCGGCGACACAAATTTATGGCAATGTGATTCATACGCGAGCAGTGGATCGTTTGGGGTTCTTGGAAAAAATTCTGGTCACACCTTCACATCACCGTGTCCACCATGCATCGAATGTACCCTATTTGGATAAAAATATGGGCATGTTATTGATTTTTTGGGATAAATTGTTTGGTACCTTTGCGCCTGAAGGTGTGGATCCGAATCCGATTCATTACGGTTTGGTGACCGATGTGGACAATCGCAACGTTCCCAATCTCATCACACATGAGTTTCAAGCCATTTGGCAGGATGCGACCATGCCAAATTTAACAATCAAACAACGTTTGAGCTATGTCTTTGCCCCACCAGGTTGGAGCCATGATGGGCATAAGCAAACCAGCAAGCAATTGCAGGCAAAGTGGGTTGCGGGCGCATAA
- a CDS encoding DEAD/DEAH box helicase: MKFTELGLADTIVRAITEHGYDTPTPIQAQAIPAVLAGGDLLAGAQTGTGKTAGFVLPVLQKLSTTISGKSAKPRALILTPTRELAAQVAESVDIYGKYLPLKSMVMFGGVNINPQVRQIQKGIDILVATPGRLLDHHQQGNIDLSKVEILVLDEADRMLDMGFIHDIKRILKVLPKQRQNLLFSATFSDEIKTLADGLLNNPAMIEVARRNSTVEVIAQTIYPVDRDKKRQVLEHLIKTNNWFQVLVFTRTKHGANRLAEQLTTSGISAMAIHGNKSQGARTKALSEFKDSKLQVLVATDIAARGIDIDQLPHVVNYDLPNVPEDYVHRIGRTGRAGATGEAISLVCVDELKLLKDIEKLIKRELPRQVIAGFEPDLTVKPEPLQKPRQGRGGQSNGGRNVVAPRPAGNAGPQARRPNGGGFAGQRSGGAGGAKPAVRRSGGRGG; encoded by the coding sequence ATGAAATTTACAGAACTCGGCCTCGCCGATACCATCGTGCGCGCCATCACTGAGCATGGCTACGACACGCCAACACCGATTCAAGCTCAAGCCATTCCAGCGGTGCTCGCGGGTGGTGACTTGCTTGCAGGTGCACAAACAGGCACAGGTAAAACGGCAGGTTTTGTCCTGCCTGTGTTGCAAAAGCTTTCTACGACCATCAGTGGTAAAAGCGCCAAACCACGTGCTTTGATCCTCACGCCGACGCGTGAATTGGCCGCTCAAGTGGCTGAAAGCGTTGACATTTATGGTAAATATTTACCGTTGAAGTCCATGGTCATGTTTGGTGGTGTCAACATCAATCCGCAAGTGCGTCAAATCCAAAAAGGCATCGACATTTTGGTCGCCACGCCAGGCCGTTTGCTTGACCATCATCAGCAGGGCAACATTGACTTGTCGAAAGTTGAAATCCTCGTGCTTGATGAAGCCGATCGCATGCTTGACATGGGCTTTATCCATGACATCAAACGCATTTTAAAAGTGTTGCCAAAGCAACGTCAAAACCTGTTGTTCTCAGCGACTTTTTCGGATGAAATTAAAACCCTTGCCGATGGCTTGTTGAATAACCCCGCCATGATTGAAGTGGCGCGTCGCAATTCAACCGTTGAAGTGATTGCACAAACCATTTACCCTGTCGACCGTGATAAAAAACGCCAAGTGCTGGAGCACTTGATCAAGACCAACAACTGGTTTCAAGTGCTTGTGTTCACACGCACCAAGCATGGTGCCAACCGTTTGGCTGAACAATTGACCACCAGTGGCATCAGTGCCATGGCGATTCATGGCAACAAAAGCCAAGGTGCACGCACCAAAGCCTTGAGTGAGTTCAAAGACAGCAAATTACAAGTCCTCGTGGCCACTGACATCGCTGCACGCGGCATTGACATTGATCAATTGCCACACGTGGTCAATTACGACCTGCCCAATGTCCCAGAAGATTACGTTCATCGCATCGGCCGTACAGGTCGTGCAGGTGCAACGGGTGAAGCCATTTCACTGGTATGCGTGGATGAGTTGAAATTGCTCAAAGACATTGAAAAATTGATTAAACGTGAATTACCACGTCAGGTCATCGCAGGTTTTGAGCCTGATTTAACAGTTAAGCCCGAGCCTCTGCAAAAACCACGCCAAGGCCGTGGCGGTCAGTCAAATGGTGGTCGAAATGTCGTTGCCCCGCGTCCAGCAGGCAATGCAGGCCCCCAAGCACGCCG